The following DNA comes from Sparus aurata chromosome 3, fSpaAur1.1, whole genome shotgun sequence.
TCCTCCGTCTCAGGCAGACACTGATCTCAGTCCAGCTGAGGAGGAGATTGAATCTCCGGCCACTGATCTCAAGTCTGACAACAGATCAGAGGACGACTCAGACGACCCTCCTTCAGTCTGATACCAACAAGATGTTTACAGCCTGTCGACTCGCGCTCAACTGTCAGAGAAACTTTAAGGTCGTCACACGCAGTGAAAAGCAGAGACGAGGACAATGATTActcttttttattattcctGGTGAGGGGACACTATAAAGACTCGTGCACACTTCGTGCTGTTATCAGATGAGTGTAATGAGCTTGGATCAGTCCCAGCACTCCCATCAGATGGACACCAGAACAGCTCCATTAGCGTCTCTGTCAACAGCTCTAAAAGGACCATAAAGAGCCGAGCCGATGGGTTTTATCTGGTGCAGAGACAATCTGCAGCCGCTGAGATAACAGCTGTAAAGAGCTCACTTAGTCCCaaacactgaggaggaggagcgggtcGGTCCAGACCGCAGCAGTTTGcttttactgtttatttctgttctgCAGGTTCACTGAGTCAGTGACCTCCAGCTGCAGGTCCTCTGGGGACATCAGtcaacacatacacatgttTTTAATCCTGCAAACATTCACTGAAACAGTTCACACACAGTTAGACAACAGCAGAATGAGGAGCAGCTGATAGAAGAGAAATCCTGCAAAGACCAACAAGAAAGTGTGAAAACCAAAGAGAGGTCACCCTCTAATCTGCTGCACCCACctcagatatacagtatatacgcgtgtgtgtgtgtatatataaaaatatatatatatatatcttattcAAGATGAAACAAACGAGTCcaaaactgttttaattttCACTGCTTATGTTGctaaactgataaaaaaaaaaaaaaactgctgaagGTTTAGTTCATGTCAGAGTCACAGAGGTGATGAAGCGTCGGGGAAAAATCAGAAACATGAAATCAgtaaatgtttatattgtaACACTTGTTGTGTCGTTTCCCTCTGAGCGTTTTCTGCAGCTTTCAACTCCATCACAGTTCACTTGATCAGCAGAAGAAGTTAGCTCAGTCTTCACAGTgtgaataatataaataatgatACTAAAGAAGAAGAATCCATGAAGAACTTTTTAAAGCAAAGTTACGCTTCATGTGATCTAAACAGGACTAAAACATTTCAGGACTGATGTGAATGAAACCTGACAGTTAAACTGATACACAGATGTGAGACGTGGTTGAaagctgtacaaaaaaaaaaaatcagttgacATGAACAAATGTGAGCGTATGTTCTTCTGGTGACTGGGTTTATTGTGATTAACATTTTCTGACTTGTAAATTCTGTTGATGTCAACATCTGAATCCACCTGTCGACAGGAAAAGTTACAGAGCTTCCTGTCAAGTCTGTATTTCAGCCCAGATCATTAATATGATGCTTTAATGTCACAGCACTGTATTCTAACCTCCGTCAGCCGCCTCCACTCGTCTGCtgacataaacattaaaatccTTTTATTAGCTCCTGTACGTCCAACATGATGTGAACGCAGCAGAAACAATTCATCTAAACCTTCAATAACATGATGAAGTTTCCTTTCAGCGTCTTTATTTTCTGCGATCGTGCTCAGATTGATGTTGAACACGCTGCTGTATCGTCACCGTGACACGCAGCTTTTATCACAGACCGCTCTGCTGATCATGTCCTGCTGCACTTACTGATGTTTAAGTATCcctgtaaatatgtaaatatgtactaACATTCCTCCGAGTTTGAATTggttctgtttataaaataaatggaGTTTATATCAGTTAAATATTGTTGTATTATGAGCAGAGAATCTGATTTATTATCAATGATTTCCATTGTGTGACTCGCGGTGACGGTTTTCATTTTATCGGAAAATAATTTTTAGAAAtcatctttttaaagaaattcagttggatgatgtttttattgtttctgtgcCTGGAAATGTGACATCTCTGTATTTGTATGTTTATACCAATAAATACTGTTTTATTGTTCACAGcctctctgtgtcctcctcctcctcttcttcctcctcctcctcctcttcttcctccctctctcctcttcataTACCAGCTGTTGAATCCGTCTTCAGTCTCATTGGGCTGGATTCAGTGGATAAcatcgtctctctctctctctctctctcacttcacGTCTCTGGAAGAATCTTTTCTCTTGTTATTCTACTTTTTCTTCCAGCGTCGTCGTCCCCAGCTCGACCTCTGGACTGGTTCTCCAGCACCATGGACCGGGCCTTGGACAGTCTGGACGCCGCTCGATTCTTACAGATCTGGCAACATTTTGACAAACACGGTAAGAAGAGTGATCGTGAGTCTGACGTCAGTGTGTTTATTGAATACCTCCAGTATATAGATTTAAATATGAAGCCTTGTGATGAATAACAAGATGAACCGTTTCAATAAACACATCGTCTGTCGTCTCTGTTGATGCAGCCTGATACTGTAAAGAAATTAACATTATTCAACATAATTTAGATGTTTTATATCAAAAGTGAACTAACTGAATTGCAGCCcaacacaaaaatacatacCTGATAAGAACCAGTGGAGGAAAGTACTCGAGTATTTTCATTTCCTGCTACTTCATAGATACTTTGCTCATAGATTACATAGCAGATTCCAtaaattataatatataatatatttatttttaaagatttagttAATAAAGTGAAAAGCCCCCCCTCTCTCTATAACGTAATTAAAATGCATCAGCTGCTATATTAAAGTGATTAAGACAATAATACACAAAAATATAAcgaaatataaaatataaccATATATTCTGAACTCAAACACATTTATGGGACTTTTACTTCAGATTTTGACAGTTTTCTGCTTCAGTGTATCATCATTACAGAATATTGAATCCATCTGTGTCCATATAAACCTCGTTATCTCTGCACAGTTTTTCCTGCCACCAGGAAGAGGAAGCTGATCTGCTGATCCGTCTCTATTACAGACTCAGTGATTGAATAATGATCCAGTTGTCTTAACACAGCTTGGAAACACCAGAGCAGGACGGCCCAATGTGGCCCGCTGTCAGGTTCCCTTTGGCTATTTATTATAGATTTATCATAATCTGAGCATGGCGGGTACAGGGGAGGAAACTCTTTATATCGGGCGTAAATCACcagaatatattttttcctACCTTCCTTCAGAGCCTCCGTACAGAACCGTCCTGCATTTTAACAGTACCATACTGGTTTGTGGCACGTGGTCCACCATTAAAGAGGCACTATGTCGTTttgtagaagaaattcaaactctttaatgaggtaataaaacaaacttccATAGgtcaataaacaagctgttctcaggggaacATAAAATCCCAAGAacacaggtggcagggtccgccacatgtaaacacagtggaACCGTCTAAATTGTGTTGTTCTAAAAAGTTTTCTGTCGCCACTTTGAGTAATAGATCAGAGTTCTTCTTTGTCGCCTGTTGTTAGCTTTGTTAGCTTCACTGGCTAGCctgaagcaaaacaacaactttgacATCATTAGAttttctgtatatatatatattataaagacACTCTGGATTTATTAGAATAAAGTTTATCTGTGAATCTAGATTTAGAAGGGAAAGACTCCGTTCTGACCAGAAGCCTGGTTGTGTTTGTAGATGACGGTCACATCGAGGGAAAAGAGCTGGACGCCTTCTTCCAACACACGCTGGCAAAATGTGGGATGAAGGTAAAGACGTAAAGAACGaggctgtttttatgtttatcgTCTGGACTTCCTCTTGTTGATTAAAGCATCCAGCTTCATATCTGAACTTTGGCGTTTCATCTCTTGAGCGTCTAAGTTTGTAGAGTTTTTATGTGATCTGACACGTTTCTTTAAATCTTTAAGCTGTAAAATTTAAGACAAATATATATTCATGTGCAGGTTTTCTGATCGTGTCTTATTAAACACTTCCACCAGGGGGCAGCAAAGTCAGATGGAGTCATAATTATACAGTATTGGTTTGATAAAGATATTTTTTGTGTGCTAATCATTTATCATTCAGTTAAATCAGAGTTAAATGAGGGCTGAAGTGTGTGTCGTTCTCAGAGGGAGGAGATTACTGAGGACGACATCAGACGACTGAGCGACAGATTCACGTCTGCTCACAACGCTGCAGCCGAAGGACGCCTGCACCTGGAACAGGTACGACAACCCTTCAACCCTCAGACGTTTCTGATGTTCAGGTGTTGACGTGACAGTGAGCTGACGgttgtttctcctcttcatAGTCAGAACATTCATTGATTGAATGCTGACGATGTGTTCAGGGGTaaatatcttcttttttcttccagctgGCCACCGTGATGCTGCCGGAGGAGGAGAACTTCCTGCTTCTGTTCCGCAGAGAGACGCCGCTGGACAACAGCGTGGAGTTCATGAGGgtgagggtcaaaggtcaacacGCCCTGCTGGAGGAGGACAGCCAACACTAACTTGGTGTACTGTAAAATCAAACTGGAGAACTGGAAATCTGGAGCCTCCATCAGACCAAAACTTCTATTCATACAAACTAAATATCCTCTTGATCTGATAGTATTGAGTTTTGAGGATCTTTGTCCAGTTTCACCAGCTCTCTGTCTTCCATCATCACCTTCAGGATGAACATGAGACGTATCGGGAGAACAGAAAAGTAGACAAATCATCACAGTATGTACTGATTGTGTTTGTCAGAGCTTCTCTTGTGTCTCGTTGGTGTAGATCTGGAGGAACTACGACACAGACAGCAGCGGCTACATCTCTGCAAACGAGCTGAAGGTAACTGAGAGCTgaactctgctgcagactgatctgaggacgGGAGCCTCAGTGAGCATTGTGTCCTTTTTGTCCCTTCAGGGCTTCCTTCAGGACCTCTTCCTCCAACACAGGAAGTCCATCACAGCTGACAAACTGGAGGAGTACACTGACACCATGGTAGTATGTTCACATATCCACTCTGCTGACGGCGTTTTATCATGGAGGGTTAAATCTGACTTGTTTCTCTGcagatgaagatgtttgatAAAAACAGGGACGGCAGACTGGACTTAAACGACCTGGCCAGGTACTGTTGATGTGTGTCATGTGACCAGAAGGAGAATCACTGATGAGACCATCTGATCGTCttttaaattcatatttaaaCTCTAAAATGAGGATaatctgtctttgttgttgtctgaagaaTCCTGGCCCTCAAAGAAAACTTCTTACTGAAGTTTAAGATGGACGTAAGtttctggaaatgttttttgttttttccataaacatgttttttttatgttggctGCAGACGTTCCTGCTGTCTTCTTGTTactgtttaatgttttattacttCACTTTGCCATCTCTGTTGTCAGGCGTGCAGTCaggaggacaggaagagagacTTTGAGAAGATATTCGCT
Coding sequences within:
- the LOC115579033 gene encoding secretagogin-like; its protein translation is MDRALDSLDAARFLQIWQHFDKHDDGHIEGKELDAFFQHTLAKCGMKREEITEDDIRRLSDRFTSAHNAAAEGRLHLEQLATVMLPEEENFLLLFRRETPLDNSVEFMRIWRNYDTDSSGYISANELKGFLQDLFLQHRKSITADKLEEYTDTMMKMFDKNRDGRLDLNDLARILALKENFLLKFKMDACSQEDRKRDFEKIFAHYDVSKTGALEGPEVDGFVKDMMELVKPSISGTDLDKFRKALMGHCDINGDGKIQKNELALCLGLKLS